The proteins below come from a single Rhinoraja longicauda isolate Sanriku21f chromosome 5, sRhiLon1.1, whole genome shotgun sequence genomic window:
- the LOC144593610 gene encoding repulsive guidance molecule A-like isoform X3, producing the protein MKPFECAFSHAGSNVTAIFKNSKECIDQKVYQAEIGNVPAAFVDGSVNGGLRNGANSLVIKKMLDAGHVEIQASYIGTTLIVRQVGQHLSIAILMPEEVASSHTEDQDLQLCLTGCPFIERLPWTTHLHNAQRAKAKCKEGLLVEDNYFEYCVFDILVTGNPNISLATFKAVEDAKMLYPNKDLLHVFRNCWPGRPIPSCLPLLVSLLWVLFCNNTFLF; encoded by the coding sequence GTTACTGCAATTTTTAAGAACTCCAAGGAATGCATTGACCAGAAAGTGTACCAAGCTGAAATTGGCAATGTTCCTGCTGCATTTGTGGATGGTTCCGTAAATGGTGGCTTACGAAATGGGGCGAACAGTCTGGTTATCAAGAAAATGTTGGATGCTGGCCATGTGGAGATCCAAGCGAGTTATATTGGCACGACTCTGATTGTGCGACAGGTGGGTCAGCACCTGAGCATTGCCATCCtcatgccagaggaggtggcaaGTTCACATACAGAGGATCAGGACCTACAGCTCTGCTTAACTGGCTGCCCTTTCATTGAAAGGCTTCCCTGGACCACCCACCTCCATAATGCACAAAGGGCCAAAGCCAAATGCAAAGAGGGCCTGCTGGTTGAAGATAACTACTTTGAATATTGTGTTTTTGATATCCTGGTGACTGGTAATCCTAATATTTCATTAGCAACATTCAAAGCTGTGGAAGATGCAAAAATGTTATACCCAAACAAGGATTTGCTTCATGTGTTCAGGAACTGCTGGCCTGGTAGGCCGATCCCTTCCTGCCTTCCACTGTTGGTTTCTCTACTGTGGGTGCTCTTCTGCAACAATACATTTCTCTTCTAA